In Leptolyngbya sp. CCY15150, the DNA window AGCTCCAACCTTTTTAAACTAATCAGCTATGTCTAACAAATTTCGTTCACCTGGTTATCATCCAACCCGGAAGCTAAAGGTGATCCTGGCGGGTCTCCATGTTGCGGTAGTCACTGATTTTAGTGTTGCTTATAAGATCATCTTGTCGGTGCCCGTTTTAGGCGGTGCTTTTCTTTTTCACCAATGGGTAGATGCTGGCTTAATATTGCTCGCAATGGGGCTAATGCTTATTTCTGAATTATTTAACAGTGCAATTGAAGTCCTGTGCGACTTTGTTGAGCCTCAGCAAAATGATCGTATCCGAGTCAGTAAAGATATTGCAGCAGCGGCGGCTGGACTCAGTATTCTGGTATGGGCAACGATTTTAATTATTGAAAGCATCCATCTCGTTCAACTATAGTAAAGGAAGTCTGTAAGAAAGTAGTTAGAACCAGCAGATGTTATTTAAGGCGGATGGAGAATTATGATCCCAGTTAATAAAGCTCAGCAATAGTTGCAAGATTTGATCGATTCGGTGAGCCAGTCTCATCAATCCATTATTATTGCTGGACAGAGTAGCGGCGAATTGATATTCAACACCCAGCAAAATAGACAACCCTTGCGGTATCTGATTCTGATCATCACCCTACGACTTCCCTACATTAGCCGTCAAGAACCATCAAAATAGGGATTGAATACGGTTGAGCAATACTCGTAAAAGTTCCATTTCTGAAGGATCTAAGGGTTCGAGGTGCTGTTGAAT includes these proteins:
- a CDS encoding diacylglycerol kinase → MSNKFRSPGYHPTRKLKVILAGLHVAVVTDFSVAYKIILSVPVLGGAFLFHQWVDAGLILLAMGLMLISELFNSAIEVLCDFVEPQQNDRIRVSKDIAAAAAGLSILVWATILIIESIHLVQL